GTTTTGGCGCCGGCCTGAGGAGTGGGCGAGCGTTTGAGGGTTGTTTTGGCGGGTTTGGCAGTGGTCTTGGGGGCGGGAGTTTCTGCCTTTTTGGCGGCCTTGGGCGGCGTTTTGGGCGTTTTCCTGGTTTTCATGGCAACGCACAGACTGCAGGCACGTTTTGTGCCAACTGCCAGAATCATACCCACCACGCGTGGCAACGTCCAATCAAAATGAAAAAATGGGCTGCGCCAAGCATGTGCTGACGGATGGCGGGGCGGGCGGTCAGGGAAAGGCGATGGGCAGGTTGGGAGGTTTTTTCTGGTTGTGGGGTTGACATTCAACTGGGTTTAAGGCAAACCGGCTCCGGTCATCCACTGGCAGGGGTTGCAGAACTCCCGGCCACATCCGCGAATCGCCCCCGCGATTCCTCTGCAGATCGGCCGAGGCAGCCGGTTGCAGAATCCTGACTTGGGAAAGCGCGGGATCGGCCCGAGGTGGGCGGCGGCTGGCGGCGGCAGGATGGCGTTGGCGCGGCACGCGTTTCAATCATTCATGTTTCTGGAGGAACTACCATGCCCAAACGTGACGATATCCATAAGGTCCTGATCATTGGTTCTGGTCCGATTGTAATTGGTCAGGCGTGTGAGTTTGATTATTCGGGCACCCAGGCCTGCAAGGCCCTGCGGGCGCTGGGGTATCAAATCGTATTAGTCAATTCCAACCCGGCCACCATCATGACCGATCCGGGCATGGCAGATGCGACTTACATTGAGCCGCTGACAGTGGCGAGCTTGACGGAAATCATTGAGAAAGAACGGCCGGATGCGCTGCTTCCGAATCTGGGGGGCCAGACCGGCTTGAATTTATCCTCCCAACTGGCCAAGGCGGGTGTGCTGGCGAAGTATGGAGTGCGGGTCATTGGGGTGGATTTGGATGCCATCGAAAAAGGCGAGGATCGCATTATTTTCAAGGAGACCATGAAGCGGCTGGGCATTGACATGCCGCGCAGCGCCCCGGCTTTTTCGGTGGAGGAGGCGGAAAAGGTCGCCGCCGAGCTGGGCTATCCTGTGGTGGTGCGGCCGGCATACACGCTGGGCGGGACGGGGGGCGGACATTGCTACAACGTGGAGGAATTGCGTACCGTGGCCAGCCGTGGATTGGATGCCAGCATGGTGCATCAAATCCTGATCGAGGAGTCGGTGCTGGGGTGGGAAGAGCTGGAGCTGGAGGTGGTGCGTGATGCCAAAAATCAGATGATTACCGTCTGCTTCATTGAGAATGTGGACGCGATGGGGGTGCACACGGGGGATTCGTATTGTGTGGCGCCGATGCTGACGATTGAGCCCAAGCTGCAGGCCAAATTGCAGGAATACGCGTATCGGATTGTGGAGGCGATTCAGGTTATCGGGGGGACCAATATACAGTTTGCGCATGATCCGAAAACGGGGCGGGTGGTGGTGATCGAGATCAATCCGCGCACTTCCCGATCCTCCGCGCTGGCCTCCAAGGCGACGGGTTTTCCGATTGCCCTGATCTCGGCCAAGCTGGCAGCCGGGTTGACCCTGGATGAAATTCCCTATTGGAAGGAGGGAACGCTGGAGAAGTACCAGCCCTCGGGAGATTATGTGGTGGTGAAGTTTGCGCGCTGGGCCTTTGAGAAATTCCGGGGCGCGCAGGACAAACTGGGGACGCAAATGAAGGCGGTGGGCGAGGTCATGAGCATCGGCAAGACCTACAAGGAGGCGTTGCAAAAGGCGATTCGTTCGCTGGAGAACGGACGTTACGGGTTGGGTTTTGCCAAAGATTTTCACCAGAAACCACTGGAGAAACTGCTCCGGCTGCTCAATGAGCCGAGCAGCGAGCGCCAGTGGATCATGTATGAGGCGCTACGCAAGGGGGCGACGATTTCCGATTTGTACGCGCGGACGCATATCAAGCCGTGGTTCATCCAGCAAATGAAGGAGTTGGTGGAATTGGAGGAGAAAATGCTCAAGTTCAAGGGCAGGCGGCTGCCGGATGATTTGTTGATACAGGCCAAGCGGGACGGTTTCGCCGATAAATACCTGGCCCAGATATTGGGGGTGCCGGAGCGGGAAATTCGCGAGCGGCGCACCGCCCTGGGCGTGGTGGAGCATTGGGATGCGGTGCCGGTGAGCGGCGTGGAGAACGCCGCCTATTACTATTCGACTTACAACGGGCCGGACCGGGTGCCGGTCAGCGGGCGCAAAAAGGTGATGGTACTGGGGGGCGGGCCCAACCGAATCGGGCAGGGGATTGAGTTTGATTATTGCTGCGTCCATGCCGCATTTGCGCTGCGCGATGCTGGTTACGAGACCATCATGGTCAACTGCAACCCGGAGACGGTTTCCACCGACTACGACACGTCGGACAAACTGTACTTTGAGCCGTTGACCGTGGAGGACGTGCTGGCCATTTATCAGAAGGAAAAGCCGGAGGGGGTGGTGGTGCAGTTTGGCGGGCAAACCCCGCTCAACCTGGCCAATGAACTGGCCGCCAACGGGGTGCGCATTCTGGGCACCAGTCCGGACATCATTGATCTGGCGGAGGATCGGGATCGCTTTCGCAAGTGCATGGAGCAGATGGGCATCCCCATGCCGGAGTCGGGCATGGCGAGCACGTGGGAGCAGGCGCGGGAGGTGGCGGGCCGGATTGGGTATCCGGTGATGGTACGGCCTTCGTTTGTGTTGGGCGGGCGCGCCATGGAGGTGGTACATGACGAGGAGATGTTGCACGAGTACTTCGCCAAGGCGGTGGATGTGTCGCCGGAGCGGCCCATATTAATTGACCGTTTTCTGGATAATGCGATTGAAGCGGAGGCGGATGCGCTGGCGGACGGCACGGATGCCTATGTGCCGGCAATCATGGAGCATATTGAGCTGGCGGGAATTCACTCAGGCGACAGCGCCTGCGCCATTCCGCCGGTGACGCTGCCGGGGCGGCATCTGAAAACCATTGAAGAATACACCCTGCGCATCAGCCGGGAGTTGAAGGTGTGCGGCGTGATGAACATCCAGTATGCCATTTGCCGGGACAAGGTCTATGTGCTGGAGGCCAATCCCCGGGCTTCGCGCACCGTGCCGCTGGTGTCCAAGGTGTGCAATGTGCCGATGGCCCGGCTGGCCACGCGGCTGATGTTGGGCGAGCCGTTGCACCGGTTGGGAATGCAAAAGCGACGGATTCCTTATGTGGGCGTCAAGGAGGTGGTGCTGCCGTTCAACATGTTTCCGGAGGTGGATCCGGTTCTGGGGCCGGAGATGCGCTCGACCGGCGAGGTGCTGGGGCTGGCGCCGAGTTTTGGGCTGGCCTATTTCAAGGCGCAGCAGGCGGCCATGCCGGC
This is a stretch of genomic DNA from Verrucomicrobiia bacterium. It encodes these proteins:
- the carB gene encoding carbamoyl-phosphate synthase large subunit — translated: MPKRDDIHKVLIIGSGPIVIGQACEFDYSGTQACKALRALGYQIVLVNSNPATIMTDPGMADATYIEPLTVASLTEIIEKERPDALLPNLGGQTGLNLSSQLAKAGVLAKYGVRVIGVDLDAIEKGEDRIIFKETMKRLGIDMPRSAPAFSVEEAEKVAAELGYPVVVRPAYTLGGTGGGHCYNVEELRTVASRGLDASMVHQILIEESVLGWEELELEVVRDAKNQMITVCFIENVDAMGVHTGDSYCVAPMLTIEPKLQAKLQEYAYRIVEAIQVIGGTNIQFAHDPKTGRVVVIEINPRTSRSSALASKATGFPIALISAKLAAGLTLDEIPYWKEGTLEKYQPSGDYVVVKFARWAFEKFRGAQDKLGTQMKAVGEVMSIGKTYKEALQKAIRSLENGRYGLGFAKDFHQKPLEKLLRLLNEPSSERQWIMYEALRKGATISDLYARTHIKPWFIQQMKELVELEEKMLKFKGRRLPDDLLIQAKRDGFADKYLAQILGVPEREIRERRTALGVVEHWDAVPVSGVENAAYYYSTYNGPDRVPVSGRKKVMVLGGGPNRIGQGIEFDYCCVHAAFALRDAGYETIMVNCNPETVSTDYDTSDKLYFEPLTVEDVLAIYQKEKPEGVVVQFGGQTPLNLANELAANGVRILGTSPDIIDLAEDRDRFRKCMEQMGIPMPESGMASTWEQAREVAGRIGYPVMVRPSFVLGGRAMEVVHDEEMLHEYFAKAVDVSPERPILIDRFLDNAIEAEADALADGTDAYVPAIMEHIELAGIHSGDSACAIPPVTLPGRHLKTIEEYTLRISRELKVCGVMNIQYAICRDKVYVLEANPRASRTVPLVSKVCNVPMARLATRLMLGEPLHRLGMQKRRIPYVGVKEVVLPFNMFPEVDPVLGPEMRSTGEVLGLAPSFGLAYFKAQQAAMPALPLQGTVFISVTDADKPAVVDIARQFLTLGFRLKATAGTWEYLNNHGVKCERTFKLHEYQRPHVVDEIKSGEVQLIINTPIGRRSATDDSYIRQAAIKYKIPYVTTLAAARAAVVGITEWRAGKATVKSLQEYHRQIE